The following proteins are encoded in a genomic region of Sparus aurata chromosome 23, fSpaAur1.1, whole genome shotgun sequence:
- the LOC115576195 gene encoding CCN family member 1 isoform X2, producing MGILLLVAVLQVLTVGLVTAGCPVVCDCPAGPPSCPPGVSSVPDGCGCCKVCAAQLNQDCHEGLPCDHHKGLECNYGNDVGRTHGICRAKAEGRSCEYNGRIYQNGENFRAGCKHQCTCIDGAVGCIPLCPSHVPLASPSCPAPQLVKVPGQCCLSIDCHKGSTVVPPVHRRPQPPAYPPYPFIPYPSYPYPKPYPKPWRKLYPYKPKKEKDTLGNELVDVGRKWDKPRGNKHLAAWRQVGDQCVVQTTSWSQCSRSCGMGVSSRVTNDNARCKLIKETRLCNIRPCSSMSIPVKLNQRKCGLAIAEALGMAEVVTQSIHNFGPG from the exons ATGGGGATTCTGCTTTTAGTTGCTGTCTTGCAAGTGTTGACAGTCGGCTTG GTGACTGCTGGATGTCCGGTGGTGTGTGACTGTCCGGCAGGGCCTCCATCCTGTCCCCCAGGAGTGAGCTCAGTCCCGGACGGCTGCGGATGCTGCAAGGTGTGTGCCGCTCAGCTCAACCAGGATTGCCACGAAGGACTGCCCTGTGACCACCATAAAGGCCTGGAGTGCAACTATGGCAATGATGTGGGCCGTACCCATGGCATCTGCAGGG CAAAGGCAGAGGGCCGCTCCTGCGAATACAACGGGCGGATCTATCAAAACGGCGAGAATTTCCGCGCTGGCTGCAAGCACCAATGCACCTGCATCGATGGAGCAGTGGGATGCATCCCCCTCTGCCCCAGCCATGTGCCCCTGGCGTCCCCCTCCTGTCCTGCCCCGCAGCTGGTCAAGGTGCCAGGCCAGTGCTGCCTCAGCATCGACTGTCACAAAGGAAGCACCGTCGTGCCCCCAGTGCACCGCCGACCCCAACCTCCAGCTTACCCGCCTTACCCCTTCATCCCCTACCCGTCCTACCCTTACCCGAAGCCTTATCCGAAACCTTGGCGGAAACTGTACCCCTACAAACCCAAAAAGGAGAAGGACACCCTGGGCAACGAGCTGGTGGACGTGGGGCGCAAGTGGGACAAGCCGCGTGGAAACAAGCACCTGGCGG CCTGGAGGCAGGTGGGAGATCAGTGCGTGGTTCAGACTACTTCCTGGTCCCAGTGTTCCCGGAGCTGTGGGATGGGCGTCTCCTCTCGTGTTACCAATGACAATGCCCGGTGTAAGCTGATCAAGGAGACGCGCCTGTGCAACATTCGGCCCTGTAGCTCCATGTCTATCCCTGTCAAG CTGAACCAAAGAAAATGTGGCCTTGCTATCGCAGAGGCGCTTGGGATGGCAGAGGTGGTTACTCAGTCGATCCACAATTTCGGTCCAGGCTGA
- the LOC115576195 gene encoding CCN family member 1 isoform X1: MGILLLVAVLQVLTVGLVTAGCPVVCDCPAGPPSCPPGVSSVPDGCGCCKVCAAQLNQDCHEGLPCDHHKGLECNYGNDVGRTHGICRAKAEGRSCEYNGRIYQNGENFRAGCKHQCTCIDGAVGCIPLCPSHVPLASPSCPAPQLVKVPGQCCLSIDCHKGSTVVPPVHRRPQPPAYPPYPFIPYPSYPYPKPYPKPWRKLYPYKPKKEKDTLGNELVDVGRKWDKPRGNKHLAAWRQVGDQCVVQTTSWSQCSRSCGMGVSSRVTNDNARCKLIKETRLCNIRPCSSMSIPVKKGRKCSRTHKAPEPHRLSYAGCRSTRLYRPNYCGVCRDGRCCSPRRTRTASVTFSCPDGERFNRSVMFIQSCKCSDECNHLNEAAMPPQRWLYGDTHKFID; this comes from the exons ATGGGGATTCTGCTTTTAGTTGCTGTCTTGCAAGTGTTGACAGTCGGCTTG GTGACTGCTGGATGTCCGGTGGTGTGTGACTGTCCGGCAGGGCCTCCATCCTGTCCCCCAGGAGTGAGCTCAGTCCCGGACGGCTGCGGATGCTGCAAGGTGTGTGCCGCTCAGCTCAACCAGGATTGCCACGAAGGACTGCCCTGTGACCACCATAAAGGCCTGGAGTGCAACTATGGCAATGATGTGGGCCGTACCCATGGCATCTGCAGGG CAAAGGCAGAGGGCCGCTCCTGCGAATACAACGGGCGGATCTATCAAAACGGCGAGAATTTCCGCGCTGGCTGCAAGCACCAATGCACCTGCATCGATGGAGCAGTGGGATGCATCCCCCTCTGCCCCAGCCATGTGCCCCTGGCGTCCCCCTCCTGTCCTGCCCCGCAGCTGGTCAAGGTGCCAGGCCAGTGCTGCCTCAGCATCGACTGTCACAAAGGAAGCACCGTCGTGCCCCCAGTGCACCGCCGACCCCAACCTCCAGCTTACCCGCCTTACCCCTTCATCCCCTACCCGTCCTACCCTTACCCGAAGCCTTATCCGAAACCTTGGCGGAAACTGTACCCCTACAAACCCAAAAAGGAGAAGGACACCCTGGGCAACGAGCTGGTGGACGTGGGGCGCAAGTGGGACAAGCCGCGTGGAAACAAGCACCTGGCGG CCTGGAGGCAGGTGGGAGATCAGTGCGTGGTTCAGACTACTTCCTGGTCCCAGTGTTCCCGGAGCTGTGGGATGGGCGTCTCCTCTCGTGTTACCAATGACAATGCCCGGTGTAAGCTGATCAAGGAGACGCGCCTGTGCAACATTCGGCCCTGTAGCTCCATGTCTATCCCTGTCAAG AAAGGAAGGAAGTGCTCTCGCACCCATAAGGCCCCTGAGCCACACCGCCTGTCCTACGCCGGCTGCAGGAGCACCCGTCTGTACAGGCCTAACTACTGTGGCGTGTGCAGGGATGGTCGTTGCTGCTCACCTCGCCGCACGCGCACAGCCAGCGTGACTTTCTCCTGCCCTGACGGCGAACGCTTCAACAGGTCCGTGATGTTCATCCAGTCCTGCAAGTGCAGCGACGAGTGCAACCACCTCAACGAGGCCGCCATGCCTCCGCAGCGATGGCTCTACGGAGACACACACAAGTTCATCGACTAG
- the LOC115574929 gene encoding volume-regulated anion channel subunit LRRC8D, which translates to MFSLSELAPLNQHQSRFKLLKPWWEVFMDYLVVLMLMTSVLACTEQLSRDRVVCIPLNPLVAANSSERNPSSGEDAALSPSSKPPTHVPPNIQNLHTAARGRRTHLVYQQYVYISQVCYHEALPLCSRFFPYMALLQTLVLVASGSFWLHFPHTSARIEHFLAILAKCCESPWTSQALSHAARQESIQDKEVMEARQPLQPHPSVRSYSPPETRTRQSSVDSGADSPLLKWSDNGSATAPPSPCPSTLSCNSTVSSISHGSQDHFLHSKPVMSDSPRQVIRLDKSDGEQARALFERVRKFRSHCESSDVIYKVYLAQTIFKLLMVTLIMSYTIPVLSSFSFTHTCHPEEWALVGYTTFECIHVLSSLIRKLLVAYLTLLGLYGLLNVYTLSWILHSSLRQYSFHSLKELCSLADVPDLRNDLAFLLHMLDQYDPLLAQRLSVFLSPVSESRLLEENLERRWGEEKLRAITSVDAEGCSRLQLVALPRLPPALFTLSQLQVLKLELITEARFTAQVANMTSLRELHLYHCTAAVDPGALGVLQERLEVLHLTFTQASEIPNWVFSLRSLHELHLSGRLSSDGGVGRSWALGSLRHLRHLRVLVIRGMLQRIPGELCEVAGSLVRLEIYNEGTRLLVLTGLKRMVDLTELLLQDCQLERLPSALLALTNLRTLDLQHNNLRTLEELLSLAHLRRLSCLRLAFNRVLALPTSVGVLRGLELLDLSNNQLQSLPPALFTLRRLRRLLLAGNLLEVLPAEVKSLQLLTELDLSGNRIEILPPALCNSCLELRILNVAHNSLSSLPRGIAALSQLCRLDLRSNSLEELPAELGCCSGLYGGGLLVEDWLFLSLPPHVRDFLNRSCPTSGTYSEGHSRPESDSFPYFSPTQWSFSSALESQI; encoded by the exons ATGTTTTCCCTGTCGGAGCTGGCACCTCTGAACCAGCATCAGAGCCGCTTTAAGCTGCTGAAGCCCTGGTGGGAGGTGTTCATGGACTACCTGGTGGTCCTCATGCTGATGACATCTGTCCTGGCTTGTACTGAGCAGCTGTCCAGGGACAGAGTGGTGTGCATTCCCTTGAATCCACTTGTCGCTGCAAATAGTAGTGAGCGGAATCCATCATCTGGTGAGGATGCGGCACTGTCGCCATCTTCAAAGCCCCCCACCCATGTGCCACCCAACATCCAGAATCTACATACTGCAGCCCGGGGTCGACGCACGCATCTGGTCTACCAGCAGTATGTTTACATCAGCCAG GTGTGCTACCATGAGGCTTTGCCCTTGTGCTCCCGCTTCTTCCCCTATATGGCCTTGCTGCAGACTCTAGTGCTCGTAGCAAGCGGCTCCTTCTGGCTCCACTTCCCCCACACCTCCGCCCGCATAGAGCACTTCCTGGCCATCTTGGCTAAGTGTTGCGAGTCACCCTGGACATCTCAGGCCCTGTCCCACGCTGCCCGGCAGGAGAGCATCCAAGAcaaggaggtgatggaggcgAGACAACCGCTCCAACCTCATCCCTCTGTGAGGTCATATTCACCCCCAGAGACCCGTACCAGACAATCAAGCGTAGACTCGGGCGCAGACAGCCCACTTTTGAAGTGGTCAGATAATGGGTCCGCTACCGCCCCTCCATCCCCGTGTCCTTCCACACTTTCCTGTAACTCCACCGTGTCGTCGATATCCCACGGCTCCCAGGATCACTTTCTGCATTCCAAGCCTGTAATGAGTGACAGTCCCAGGCAGGTCATCCGTCTGGATAAAAGTGACGGAGAGCAGGCCAGGGCGCTGTTCGAAAGGGTCAGGAAGTTTCGGTCCCACTGTGAAAGCTCAGATGTCATCTACAAG GTCTACTTGGCTCAAACAATATTCAAACTGCTGATGGTGACTCTGATCATGAGTTACACCATCCCCGTTCTCAGCTCCTTCTCCTTCACCCACACCTGTCACCCTGAGGAGTGGGCCTTGGTGGGCTACACTACCTTCGAGTGTATCCATGTGCTCTCCTCACTTATACGCAAACTCCTGGTGGCTTACCTGACGCTACTGGGCCTGTACGGCCTGCTGAACGTTTACACCCTCAGCTGGATTTTACACAG CTCTCTGCGCCAGTATTCCTTCCACTCTCTGAAGGAGTTGTGCTCCCTGGCAGACGTTCCTGACCTGAGAAACGACTTGGCCTTTCTCTTACACATGCTGGACCAGTATGACCCTCTGCTGGCCCAgcgtctgtctgtttttttgtcccCTGTCAGTGAGAGCAGGCTGCTGGAGGAAAACCTGGAGCGGCGCTGGGGGGAGGAGAAGCTACGGGCCATAACTAGTGTGGATGCAGAGGGCTGCTCCAGACTCCAGCTGGTGGCCCTGCCCCGCCTCCCTCCGGCCCTCTTCACCCTCAGCCAGCTTCAGGTCCTCAAACTGGAACTCATCACGGAGGCCAGGTTTACTGCGCAGGTTGCCAACATGACCTCACTCAG GGAGCTCCACCTCTATCACTGCACAGCAGCTGTGGACCCCGGTGCTCTTGGAGTCCTCCAGGAGCGTCTGGAGGTCCTCCACCTCACCTTTACTCAGGCATCAGAGATCCCCAACTGGGTCTTCTCCCTCCGCAGCCTGCACGAGCTCCACCTCTCTGGCCGCCTGAGTAGTGACGGTGGAGTGGGCCGCAGCTGGGCATTGGGGAGCCTCCGCCACTTACGTCACCTCCGCGTGCTGGTGATTCGAGGCATGTTGCAGCGGATCCCTGGGGAGCTGTGTGAGGTGGCTGGCAGCCTGGTGAGGCTAGAGATCTACAACGAGGGGACCAGGCTGCTCGTCCTGACAGGCTTGAAGCGGATGGTGGAcctgacagagctgctgctgcaggactgcCAGCTAGAGCGTCTGCCCTCTGCCCTGCTTGCTCTCACCAACTTGCGCACGCTCGACCTGCAGCACAACAACTTAcgaactctggaggagctgctcagTCTGGCTCATCTGCGACGCCTCTCTTGCCTCAGACTTGCCTTCAACCGTGTTCTGGCACTGCCGACAAGTGTTGGTGTGCTGCGAGGCCTGGAGCTCCTAGATCTATCCAACAACCAGCTCCAGAGCCTTCCCCCGGCACTCTTCACTCTTCGCCGCCTTCGTAGGCTCCTGCTGGCCGGTAACCTGCTGGAGGTGCTGCCTGCAGAGGTGAAGTCACTGCAGCTGCTAACAGAGCTGGACCTCAGTGGAAACAGGATAGAGATCCTTCCCCCTGCGCTATGTAACAGCTGTTTGGAGCTGCGCATCCTTAATGTGGCTCACAACTCTCTCAGTTCACTACCCAGAGGCATTGCTGCTTTAAGTCAGTTGTGCAGGTTGGACTTGCGCAGCAACAGCCTGGAGGAACTGCCTGCTGAGTTGGGGTGCTGCTCAGGGCTGTATGGAGGTGGCCTCCTGGTGGAGGACTGGTTGTTCCTTTCTTTGCCTCCCCATGTCAGGGACTTCCTGAACCGGTCTTGCCCCACCTCTGGTACATACTCAGAGGGTCATTCCAGGCCCGAGTCCGACAGTTTCCCTTACTTCTCTCCTACACAGTGGAGCTTCTCTTCTGCTCTGGAATCCCAGATATAA
- the ddx39ab gene encoding DEAD (Asp-Glu-Ala-Asp) box polypeptide 39Ab, whose translation MAENDVDNELLDYEEDEEPQGAPESAAPAGKKEVKGSYVSIHSSGFRDFLLKPELLRAIIDCGFEHPSEVQHECIPQAILGMDILCQAKSGMGKTAVFVLATLQQIEPVDGQVSVLVMCHTRELAFQISKEYERFSKYMPTVKAAVFFGGLAIKKDEEVLKKNCPHIVVGTPGRITALTRNKTLSLKNVKHFVLDECDKMLEQLDMRRDVQEIFRITPHEKQVMMFSATLSKDIRPVCRKFMQDPMEVFVDDETKLTLHGLQQYYSKLKDSEKNRKLFDLLDVLEFNQVVIFVKSVQRCIALSQLLVEQNFPAISIHRGMAQEERLSRYQQFKDFQRRILVATNLFGRGMDIERVNIVFNYDMPEDSDTYLHRVARAGRFGTKGLAITFVSDETDAKTLNDVQDRFEVNVAELPDEIDISSYIEQSR comes from the exons ATGGCTGAGAACGATGTTGACAATGAGCTGCTCGATtatgaagaggatgaggagccTCAAGGAGCCCCAGAGAGCGCAGCCCCCGCAGGCAAGAAGGAGGTGAAGGGCTCCTACGTTTCCATCCACAGCTCTGGCTTCAGAGATTTTCTGCTTAAACCAGAGCTGCTCCGTGCCATCATCGACTGTGGTTTTGAGCATCCATCTGAAG TCCAGCATGAGTGCATCCCACAAGCTATCCTGGGCATGGACATCCTGTGTCAAGCCAAGTCTGGTATGGGCAAGACGGCTGTGTTTGTGCTGGCCACCCTGCAGCAGATTGAACCCGTTGATGGACAG GTGTCTGTATTAGTCATGTGCCACACACGAGAGCTGGCCTTCCAGATCAGCAAAGAGTACGAGCGTTTCTCCAAGTACATGCCCACGGTCAAGGCAGCAGTGTTCTTCGGTGGCCTGGCGATCAAGAAGGACGAGGAAGTCTTGAAGAAGAACTGCCCTCACATAGTTGTCGGAACACCAGGCCGCATCACCGCTCTCACCCGTAACAAGACCCTCAGTCTGAAAAACGTCAAGCATTTTGTCCTGGATGAGTGTGACAAAATGTTGGAGCAGCTAG ACATGAGGCGTGACGTGCAGGAAATCTTCAGGATCACACCCCATGAGAAGCAGGTCATGATGTTCAGTGCAACACTGAGCAAAGACATCCGGCCAGTCTGCCGCAAATTCATGCAGGAT CCCATGGAAGTATTTGTGGATGACGAGACCAAACTTACACTCCACGGCCTGCAACAGTACTACTCCAAACTGAAGGACAGTGAGAAGAACCGCAAGCTCTTTGACCTGCTTGATGTCTTGGAGTTCAACCAg GTGGTGATCTTTGTTAAGTCAGTCCAGCGCTGCATCGCTCTGTCCCAGCTTCTGGTGGAACAAAATTTCCCTGCAATTTCCATCCACAGGGGAATGGCTCAGGAAGAGAG GCTGTCTCGCTATCAGCAATTCAAGGACTTCCAAAGGCGGATCCTGGTCGCCACTAATCTCTTTGGCCGAGGGATGGATATCGAGCGGGTCAATATTGTCTTCAACTACGACATGCCAGAAGATTCTGACACCTATTTACACAGG GTTGCCCGTGCTGGTAGGTTTGGAACCAAAGGCCTGGCTATAACCTTTGTGTCTGATGAGACCGACGCCAAGACTCTGAACGATGTGCAGGACCGTTTTGAGGTCAACGTGGCCGAACTGCCAGATGAGATTGACATCTCCTCTTACA TCGAGCAGTCCAGATGA